A portion of the Salarias fasciatus chromosome 15, fSalaFa1.1, whole genome shotgun sequence genome contains these proteins:
- the sod2 gene encoding superoxide dismutase [Mn], mitochondrial, with protein sequence CTFQGQPTPACFHRTFSTMSMLCRVSQIRRCAASLSQAVNQVAASRQKHTLPDLTYDYGALEPHICAEIMQLHHSKHHATYVNNLNVTEEKYQEALAKGDVTAQVALQPALKFNGGGHINHTIFWTNLCPNGGGEPQGELMEAIKRDFGSFQKMKDKMSAATVAVQGSGWGWLGYDKESGRLRIAACANQDPLQGTTGLVPLLGIDVWEHAYYLQYKNVRPDYVKAIWNVINWENVSERLQTAKK encoded by the exons TGCACATTTCAAGGGCAGCCAACACCAGCGTGTTTCCATCGAACCTTCTCAACTATGAGCATGCTGTGCAGAGTGAGCCAAATCCGCAG GTGTGCAGCCAGCCTCAGCCAAGCTGTTAACCAGGTGGCTGCGTCGAGGCAGAAGCACACCCTCCCAGATTTGACCTACGACTATGGAGCCCTGGAGCCCCACATCTGTGCCGAGATCATGCAGCTGCACCACAGCAAACATCATGCCACTTATGTCAACAACCTCAACGTCACAGAGGAGAAATATCAGGAGGCACTTGCAAAAG GAGATGTAACGGCTCAGGTCGCCCTTCAACCTGCTCTGAAGTTTAATGGCGGTGGCCACATCAATCACACGATCTTCTGGACTAACCTGTGTCCAAATGGAGGGGGAGAGCCTCAAG GTGAGCTGATGGAGGCCATCAAGCGGGACTTTGGTTCTTTCCAGAAGATGAAAGACAAGATGTCTGCAGCCACAGTGGCAGTGCAGGGCTCAGGCTGGGGCTGGCTGGGTTACGATAAGGAGAGTGGAAGACTTCGAATTGCGGCTTGTGCAAACCAAGATCCCCTGCAGGGGACAACAG gtctCGTCCCTCTCCTCGGTATTGATGTGTGGGAGCACGCTTATTACCTCCAATACAAGAACGTGCGCCCCGACTACGTCAAAGCCATCTGGAATGTTATCAATTGGGAGAATGTTAGCGAGCGACTTCAGACTgccaaaaagtaa